A window of Centroberyx gerrardi isolate f3 chromosome 6, fCenGer3.hap1.cur.20231027, whole genome shotgun sequence genomic DNA:
aaatctctATCAATTTTAGTCAATTGTGTAGTGACAATCTTAGACTTTAGACTGTACTGAAAACCTTTCAAGGCATTGGGTTACAATATGATTTATGACATTCTGTCTCTGAGGTAGGCGTAGtgtctgaaggtgtgtgtgtgtgtgtgtgtgtgtgttctcacccTGAGCGGAGGTACGAGGTGGGACAGACTGTCTCTGAGGTAGGCGTAGtgtctgaaggtgtgtgtgtgtgtgtgtgtgtgtgtgtgtggtctcaccCTGAGCGGACGTACGAGGTGGGACAGACTGTCTCTGAGGTAGGCGTAGtgtctgaaggtgtgtgtgtgtgtgtgtgtgtgtggtctcaccCTGAGCGGAGGTACGAGGTGGGACAGACTGTCTCTGAGGTAGGCGTAGtgtctgaaggtgtgtgtgtgtgtgtgtgtgtgtgtgtgtgtgtgtgtgtgtgtggtctcaccCTGAGCGGAGGTACGAGGTGGGACAGACTGTCTCTGAGGTAGGCGTAGtgtctgaaggtgtgtgtgtgtgtgtgtgtggtctcaccCTGAGCGGAGGTACGAGGTGGGACAGACTGTCTCTGAGGTAGGCGTAGtgtctgaaggtgtgtgtgtgtgtgtgtgtgtgtgtgtgtgtgtgtgtgtggtctcaccCTGAGCGGAGGTACGAGGTGGGACAGACTGTCTCTGAGGTAGGCGTAGtgtctgaaggtgtgtgtgtgtgtgtgtgtggtctcaccCTGAGCGGAGGTACGAGGTGGGACAGACTGTCTCTGAGGTAGGCGTAGTGTCTGAAGGTGTGGTCGGAGAACAGGGCCGGCAAGGTGGGACACGACTTGGCGGCGTtgaacaccaacaccaacactgcGATGTCTGGGATTAACAGCCACGGTCAAGGATGACACACAGTCCACATGGTCCAGAGCAGAGGATTATGGGATATTAGCCATGACATACTGTAAACATGCAAGcagtgttaaagctgcactatgcaattttcgcacgttggcggccccaaatgacAGCAATAGGAAACTTTTAGAATTTTGAGGAGctcaaaacccagaaatcatgtcagATGACATCAGTAAAGTGCAAAAGTACGCAAGAGAGACAAAAGACGTCAGGCTTTCCACTaaaaagcagaaatgttttcttttgagGTAACTTGATGCcttgtagttttattttttctttcaaaggAGGTCAAGATGTATTTCCCAGTTGCGATTCTTCACTGCCTGTGTGGTGAGGGGATTTCCTGCCAGTGGTTGAGGTAAAACCTTGTTGATgaacatttttttacatttagtcAGCACTCTGACGAGTAGaaagttcattttcattttcgcAGAAGACAATTGCCAGAGAGTTTGAGtattcagctgctgcagcaggcagATTTTCAGTAAATATAATGCTATTAGTTTTTGTTGACTACAATCACGTACCATTTTAGTCAGTGAGTAATTGACTAAATTGAATCAATACAACATGACTAAAATCTAAAATCCAAATCTAAaggacatttttgttttttttgctaaatCTAAGAGAGAATGAACACTGCGCACTAGCAGGGGACACACTTCTCCACCTTTAGATCTCCATCCAAAccatatatttttacatttttacgtTTTGTCAGCTTGACATGATGTTAGTTACGACAAATtttacagactgtaaaatgataGGAATTGCAAACTTTGTGATGCTAACAGGCCAAAAGAGAGACTTGTAACAAGCAGGGTGGCTGTACTGCCTGTACCTGACTAGCGTCCACAatagcagatatattgcacatttttttattatatcttttcatattctgtattgtaaatatctcttttgttttttatatttatattgttgactttgacttacagtacttgtttttttttgtttttttttacttctactttctatttttctccatgtttattgtatgtacctacataccaaggcaaattccttgtattgtgaactttacttaaataaacctgattctgattctgattctgattacaTCTACAGGCTGCGGTGTTTTGGCTACCGGCTGCTGGTTATTACAAACTATCGGTCGAAACAAAACGTGGAAcgaggaaaaataaaaaggcaaaaaagtttTGAAGGTTGCATGGGCCAAGTAACTTTCTAATCTAAGTGATGGACAATCTGTGAACAAACTGGACAGGAGACTTTCACAGTTCAGTAGTTGTGAAACTGAACTCCAGACACACAAAAGGGGCTAATCTggccgagtgtgtgtgagagagtgtgtgtgtgtgtgtgtgtgtgattgtcagGTGTGTGAGGGATACAGGCCGGGTCGTCCATGTCGGGCTCTGGTGTGTCGAAGTATGGGTGGGTGCTGAGCAGCTCAGGAACCAGCGGCAGCACCAGAGTCGGGTGGCGGGAACCCAGGAACTTCAGACACCTGGGAAGATAATCACCCATCAACCCATCAGTCAACAGCTACTGTCcaactgaaaacacaacagTATCATTCAAATGCTGGGCTTTGGCTAGTAAGTTTGTCAGTTCTATCAGCCTGTCTTGAAACCAATTTGCCTGCTAGGAAATTACACTGTTAGTGAGAGGTGAACTGTTCCCTTTTTGCTGCTGGTGTGACTCTAGCATGGTTTAACATGAAAGTCAGTTAGATCACATAATCAAAAGCCCGCCTGTGCAtgtattaaaggataattcagttttttttttcaacctgggccttattttccttttttttttcccaatatgATTGAAAAAAATggtcttatatttcattctaactggcattgAAAAGGTATATCCCATATAttccaggttgaaaatgacgtaaattatcctttaatgaaaATCCCACAAGCAGTAagtttcacacagacacagacacaggcaagcacacacacacacacacacacacacgcagccttACTTCCAGACAGAGTTGCGGTCAGTAGGATACTTGTTGAGGTTcttcagcagctccagcagagcCAGCTGGATACACTCCTTAGTGGAGACGTTGGTGTAACACAGTAACTCATGGAGAGCTTCTCTGATGTCCCGAGACGAgtcctggagacacacacacacacaagacagaggCCCGTGACTatgtcagtgagtcagtgtgtgtgtgtgtgtgtgtgtgtgtgtgtgtgtgtacaccaggTTTAACTCTACTTGCAGGGTCCAGAGGTCCTCATAAGTGCAGTGTCAGTAACAGGAAATTCattgaaaagacaaaaagactTGGTCCTCAAAAGGGAAAAGACACATTTTAGGATTTGGGATCAAGGTAAGGATCAGGTAGAGATTACaggttaggcatgtagctgttagggttatggttagacctctgtgtgtgtgtgtgtgtgtgtgtgtacctccaaCACGGCCAGCACAGTGTCCAGCTGGTCCTCTCTGAGTGTGATGTGGGTGGAGATCTCCCTCAGCACGTGGATGGACTGCAGCCTCACCTCCTCGATCTCGTCGTTGAACATGTCGACCAGGAAGTCCAGACACTTCTCTGCGAAGCTGGCAGACGAGCGGGCCAGCAGGCACAGCGCCTCCACCGCCGCAATGCGCACCTCTGCGTCACACGAGGAACAAATTCAGGAGAAACAAGTCGTGAAGACAGAGGTCAGAGTGTGAAAGACAAATAGGAAACAACAGGAAGGAAAcggaataaaagaaaaaataacaaaacaccAAATCTTCACAATGCACCCGATTCTTGACCgcagagtgatatgattagatgtgaaacagctcAGACTGCATTtattagccaatcagaattgagtattcaacaaagccatgtAATAAAAACAGTCGCATCTTGAGGTCATTTGGGTTTAACCTCTTCATCTGGTTTGGGCgcacaaaaaaaaccctgttcCGTTCAAGTTTGCGGAGACATTTTTCAACATTCCCGTACCGTACATCTCGTCCTCCAGGCCGTGGACGAAGGCCCCGCAGGCCCCCGAGGCGATGAGGTTGACGGCGTTGGTGTCCACTTTCTCCTTGGGGGCGTCGTCGGCCCACTTCCTGCCGGAGGAGAACTCTCCGGAAGCGTAGAGCTCCTTGGCCCGCTCATGAGCCGTACGCTTCCTctggggggagaagaggaggggggaggggggaggggaggaataAGTGTGTATGTTAATTAGCTTTATTAGCATTTCTCATTAAAACCCTGAAGTGCTGACCGAAAGCTAACAAACTGTTACAAACAAAAGTTACTAACTATAAGTAAGTACTAAGTAAAAGTTTTAATCACTTTGAGTTTCCTTCACACTGGTAGTTACCTGTGTTTTGTATCATTTTGTCAGCTGAGGACGAATGTTGTTCCCGATATCCATTAAAAAGCCATTTTAATCATTCATGCTTCCAATCATTTCAtaagagtaaatgtaattttgttcagatggtggatatctcatttcattcagttcacttcagttacTCACCCTGAGATCTGACATCAGCTTCTTATCCAGAGTCTGCTCCAGGAAGTGAGGACTGACCTGCAGCATCGAACcctaaaataacattttaaaaaaaacgtaTCGATCATGTTTGCATGtcaatgtattttttccttAAATGTTTTGATCACCCACCACCCTTCTATGTGACCAGGACTCCATAAAACAGAAATTACatggacaaaaataaaatgagtgaAGCGAAATCTTCCAAATTGAGGACATTTTGTCAGTCCTCACATAGGAAAGGAGGTATTTAGGGTTTAGGGCCATGGATAGAATTGGGGTTAAGATGAAGAATTAGCTATTATGTGGAAGGTTTAAAGGAGAGTCAATGACTGCAAGTCAATGAaatgcactgtatgtgtgtgtgtctcccctaCTGCCCCCTCACCAGTGTTTTGGCCGCCTGCACCCTGACCATCCAGGAGCCGTCGCTGACCATGTGACTGATTTTCCCGAACGAGTCGTCAACCAGACGGATCTCCTCATTGGACGACGGGATGGGCACGATGCTGATTGGACAGAGGGAACAATAAGCCACAAATCAGATCAGACAGGAACAAACTGGTGCAGCCACTCAGCTGCGTCACGTCGACATGATGACAGACACTGTAAAAGCTACACAGCATTACTATTATGTtaataatcctcaaaatacactgaaGTCTGATTTCAGCATTGCATGAGCTGAGATGCATcacctgtgtggtaaatggtCACACGATATAAATTTACTGTTGCTAACATCGTCTGCTAACGTTCCCAAATATCATTAACgtaacattagctgttgcacGGGGAACACAGTATTTTACGTTTGGCAAAGAAAATCTTGCAGGCGGCCATGTTTCTCCTCTGGTCCTCCTGAGCCGAACCGCTGGAACACATGGAGGTTTTAAGTCGACCCACCAGCTGGGAATTTTCAACTTGTGACTTTTAATGGAGCGCAGCATTAGACCAGGAACGCCAGAGCAGAAAACTAGCAGTACTAGCAGAgatgagaaccactggtctagggAAGCATAATAATGAAATACTTCATTAATCCTCATAAGGAAATCCTCTTTCCTCTTGCCCCCTCCAAAGGgcggtcagaggtcagaggtcagaggtcaaaggtcagggtcagctacatgtctcactacaccaccctgctgtccAGATCTATTTATTACATCTCTCGTCAGGGCGCTGTGGCTTACTGTGCGCTTGCTGCTGGATGCTTgttacagggttcccacaccttcttaaacatcaaattcaatgacttttcaaggactttccaggcccaattccctcaaattcaaggacccaacacggcatagtttgagacacagatcaaggttaattactgttacaacactgagaatttttataatgagaactagcagctTTACAGACGCTCAcagacaattaaaaagagagagaggcttgaatgtggGAACACTTCTCAACTGTGCTGTTACGGTCTGtggtctcttgccttctctaacacagcacagcaaaacaatataaattcaagcactttcaatgacccatgtctatttatgtatattttcaaaaactttccaggccttgcttttttctctctctcaaattcacaaactttcaaggatttcaaggacccgtggggaccttgTTGTTAACGTTGTCGATTTAGGAAcggaagcttattctactgctatGCTGAATATTAAGTCGCCCCGGATACAAGAAGCAGCCAAACGTCTTCTCACCTCTCTGGGTACAGCTGACTCAGCACCCACACCATCTGCACCGCTGCAGAGCGGACCTGCTCGTAGTCATCTGACAGCAGCCgacatgcctgcacacacacacacacacacacacacacacacacacacacacacacacacacacacacacacacacacacacgcgtagaTGTGTTAACCACAGGACAATGATAGCTAACCACATACGGTATTATGGTGAGTTATccaacaagctgacattatctaaacacaaaataaatcagaTTAATGAGCAGCTAGTAGATTAATGCAAAGTGATaggaaacagcacagaaattaaccatgtctattaaATTCTGCTGAGACAGCGGTATGTTTAGAAACTcaaccagctgttcacagccactgtacCGCTGAACCTCCACtgtggccgccagagggtgcatTCACCCCTTGAGGGATGAATTAAGTATTTTGATCgattacatcacctgaaagccctgtATATACACACTACTTTATATCCCTCATTTACTcaagtgttttttgttattttgtcagtTAGCAGATATGAACACAGAGGAAGCGGTGTGGTTACCTGGTCATAGATGATCTGATAAATCTTCATTCCTCTCTcatgcagctgcagctggaagccAGACAGCAGGACACAGAATGAGCCGACTTATAAGAAATAAAAGATCTTGACTGCTGATTGTAATTGTTGAGTACAGTAAAGTTTTCTAATCAAATCCTCAAACAGAAACGAGGGTCCCGGCCTACATGAATGTGATTTTGTGATGAGTGCGGAGGTTCAGCGGTGTCCTACCATGGCCTTGATGGCAGCGGTGCGAACTCTGGGGTCCTGGTCCCCAAAGTAGTCGCTGATGACACTCTGGACGTCCCTCGCTCCTCCTGAGGCACCGGGCAACATGTGACACCACACCACACATCAACATAGAACATAAAGCAGCACATTAAGGGTTGAGCAACAGCTGAAAGTACATTGATGCTCCATCAATATGAGACTTTTCTATTAGACTAACTATTAGGCTAATTTGTGAGGTGATTCAGCAcgttaaatttaagactttttaagatcAGACTAATTACAGTAAGATTAACAGTTAAGACCAATTTTGccacaaaataaacagaaaaagtaaagaaaaaaacaaaatacatgtctCTATAACTGGGTTGATTTGTCACTGGAGAAGCAGTAcactaataaaacacatttttaagacCTCTTAAAAAGGTACTTAAGGCTTAAAAGGTATTTCTAGCtgtatttaaaatatttgaaagGCCTTGAGTGCAGATAATTCAATTGAAGGGCCTTCAGACACATATTGTCTGCCGCAAAATAAGTAAAGTTGAGTTGTAAGCAGATTATTGCTGTTCCATCATGTATTCTTATCTTCCTAAAACTACAAGTTGCAGCCAGGTCGGAGCTGCAGGCAGTTTCTCCTAAATAGATTCAGTGACGCCACACACCCGTCGACGTGCCCAGTCCCTCGCTGTCTTTGGTCAGAGGAGTGTCCACAGTGCCCAGACACCCCAACAGCTGCAGACACTTGTTCCTCACCCCGAAATATGTATCTGACAGatgctgggaggagagagaggtggaaaaataagaggaaaagagaatgaaaagtTTTAAAAGGCTCAAGTCTTGTCCTTTCCCCCCCCCTGTTGTTGCACTGGAAGTGAAATCCTGTCTAATTCATGTGTTGTGTGAACATTGCATGATGGGTaaagtgtacagtgtgtgtgtgtgtgtgtgtcaccttgcAGGCCATCTCTATGAGCCTCTGTCTGACTGCAGGACTCTCAGGCAGCTGTGTCCCAATGACCAGCAGAGTGTCCAGCAGCTGGGCGAGGACCTGGTGGGACTCtgtggagagacacacacacacaacagatatTCGATAGGGCGggaaatattgtgatattcaatattatagAATATCAGCCAAAGTCTAGTCCTGCGTGTTTTATTTGTTGTACCCTGTAGTTACCCCCCATAATATTTGATCTTTCAcgtttttactgtcccatagcacaaaacgATCACAATATATCTGTGGggagttgatagggttgttgatcgaTAAGAATGACTCATCATCTActagctgctgagatttctggctttcaaaactctagctGGCAACATTCTGGAGTAACttggcattttgaattttagccGTTTTTTCTTTACCAGAAACTTGTATCattatggggggaaaaaaacacaacacttctCCTCCCAACTACCCTAAAAATGGCTTGTTGCATTATTCTCTGAAACCAACAGGATAGTGTTCAGGACATTGGAGGAATGATGCTTGCTAGCAATATTGCATTTTTTAAGTGCCGTTTAGTGCCGTCCGATTAATTGTCTTTACAGAAACATATTCATAACATTAACATAAACATATTCTGCACGGTGTTACAAGTGCCTGATAAAAACAACTGACACTACAATTCAAGGTATCCCTTAACCAACTCTTAACAAATGTGTAATAATGTGTAATCATTGCTTGTTGAGTGTGTCTGACAGAGagtttgtgagagagagtgacagaaaaagagaatgacagagaaaatgagtgtGTTTCATGTATACGAGTGAGTGAAaggtaaaatgaaagaaagagaccgagtgtgaatgtgtcttctgtgtgagtgtgtcttacTCTCATTGTTGAGCGTGTTGATGGCGTCGTCGACGATGCAGTCGGGGCTGAAGCCCTGGGTTTTGGACAGCAGGCCCAGCAGAGAGGCAATCTTCAGCCTCACAGAGTTATCTGTCTCCTGGGGGGGAAACAAGTCAAGCAATCAACTTTCTTTCGTGATGATGGAAGAAGTCACCATCAGATATCTTCTGTCTACTTCAtcccagccactttcactattctACCAGTTAACCAGACTTTCAGAACAGAAGAGGACCTCCACAGGACGGTCGGTTAACTGCGAAAGTGGCTTTTGCGAGGTGACAAACTCTCCAGCCACGAAACGAATATTcaccagcatttggctgctgGCTAGTGTTCATTTCCCACCTTGGTAGGCATGTGCAGTTAATTATTCTGTATTTTCATTGACAGAATATTTGAATAATTTTGTAACTTTTTCAGTCCGCTTTGTATTACAGATATTAGGTATGAGCAGTGTTCATCTTGGCTTAGTCTGAATTCAGTAGACATAGTTTTGTTTTAAGGCTTTTCAGTTTGCGTTTACAGCAATGCAACATGgttttatctgttatctgtaACACAATTTCAATAATAGATTCCACAGGTTGTGTGTGAGCTATACACACCAATGCAATTCTAATGCAATTGCAGGTTAGAGCAGCAACAGTTATAATGCCAAGATTAACTTTGTATTTATGACTTTAATCGTACAGATACAATTTTGGGATGAGGTTTAAGTCGACCGTGAAGCTCTCCATCGAGCAGCGGGTTATTCCTACACACTCCTGGTTACTGTGCCGTGTTCCTTGCCTTGTAGTAGTGCTCCAGCAGGATCCTGACCACGCCCTCCACGCTCTCCGCCTCCACAGGCTTGCGGGCGAACTGCAGCAGGTACTGGAGGGCGTCGGTCGAGTTGGTGGCCTTACAGAGGTCGATGTGCAGCGCCGCGGACTTACTGGGTTTGGACAGGCGGAGCTTCTTCGCCGGAGCTTCCTCATGGGGAATCTGTCAGCGCACAACGGCTTGAATTGAAAACTCATTTCTTCAAAAAGCAGGtgacatcctcctctctctccccccgtcttcttctccatcctacatcatctcctcctctcctcctacttACACCTGATCTCACTCTTTACCTGCCTTATTTCTTCAGCACTTCTCTATCACACATGAACATTTtagggacacaggaatatttgttttacctattatttatgtattataAGTGCTGTGACTCTTGCACTCCTTAGTACTGGTCCCTTGTAATACTGGCGATCTGGAGATTTAGGCTTATTCTCTTTTTGCTCTCAGTGTAAGTTACCAAAGATAAGAGCATCTGCTAAAtcaatgcctaaaatataaaatgaaatggaaatgttcCATGGAGAACAAGAGAATGTGATGGGTGAAAAGTGCACTGAGCGGCAAAACAACAGGACTGGGCAGCAAGATGGCCTAGTAGACCATCCCAGAGGTcacaggtcacaggttcaatcccaaCAGCAACTCTGCAAGTCGCtcctggataagagcatcagctaaatgcctaaaatatcaaaaaatatCCCTTCACTCTTCGCCTCTGACCCCCAAAAACGTCAGAAATTAGTGTATTTCTGTGTTGCAAGACAGGGGTGTTACAGtgatttcctcctctcctgcaaAGTTTATCTTTTGGCTGTCACCTGAAAGCTCACATCACAAGTTCAAAAACTTTATTTAGACAGTAAGATCAGGTAAGAACGAATGATTAGGCTACAGCCTGGAAAGTAAACGGATGGACAGTGAACGGATGCATCTGATGTTGTGTATGCTGACagccacaaaaacaacaaagtgtgaGAGGTAAATGTCAGGGTAAACAGGCACTGTGTAATAACAAATGACATATTGGTTCGCATTACAAGCCACATTAACGGACTTTATCTCATTTGTCTAAACTTAGTCGTTAGTTTCAACTTAAAAGTTAGCTAGTTTGTTTACTCTGAGCTTGTTAGCTCGCCGGGGTTCAGGCAAAGTCAGTTTTTTAGATGCATGATGTACACGACAACCGGTAAGTTGGCCTCAAAACTGaccaactgacacacacagactgtcagTAAAGAAAAGGTTTTGTTGTGGGTGTGAGGTATGAACAGAAGCCTTACGTTAGCCTTAGTTAGCCAGCGACTTAGCATTAGCTAACCGGCTAGCTCTAAAGCACAACTTTAGATGCAGCCTGCGTAAATGTAGTTAGAAGAGATAAAACAGTATCACATGCTCACCTGGACGACTTTGGAAAACTCCTCATAAACTCGCTTTTTCAGATGCGCTGCCATTTTCAGTGAAAGATGGCAAGCTAAGCTAATTCAGTGAGGACGTAATTGTCCCGTTTGAGTTCCCGTAGTTATGGTAGGACGAGGAAAACGCGATTGGTAATGCATGACGGCCTAGCACCCTATGACGTACACGTGTTTAGACCGCTTTGACTTATTTGAAAGCTACTAGTCATTTGTCTTTTGTGTCCATGCGtgtattcatgtaaaaaaaagcatcaggcgacttattttaagaagctTAATTCATATGTTTACACTTTAAAAAAGCCATTCCTTTTAACCTAATCAAAGGGCAAGTAGCCTAGGCATTACTATAACGCAGATGTCATAGCTCATGCATTTCTTAACACAACATTTCAGCTGTTAACctcatttaacctttattcaaaAGTGAAACTCTGAGCCAGTATCAGCGTTTTCATTAAATGCTTTAAgggtttaagtgccttgcttaagAGCACCTCAGCATGAgttgctgagggaggggagcgtGTTACTCATCCACTTTCCCCGGTAGAGAGAGATTGTCACACATACTCCTCCTTACATTTGTTGTGGTAGTTACTTTACACACACCTTCAGTGCTGTGAGGTGCTGCTTGTACTACAGCTGAACTGTCAGTGtgtaaaataaatgtcaaaGCAAATAAAAGGAGGAGTATGTGATTATTTTTCTGCAGTTTATCACTGCCAGTAGTCTGCACCTCTACTAACCTTTGATCATTCACTTCACCAGCCTGATCTTCCCAGCCATTCCAGGGATTTCAACTGGCAACCTAAGCTTATCTAACCTACTCtatgctataataataataataataataataataataataatctttatttatatagcacttttcgaaacacagttacaaagtgttttacagtcaaaataaaagaaagtccAAAGACAACAATAACTAGCCtactaaaagagaaaaagtgaaactaagatggaacaataaaaggcaaaaacagcATAAACCCAACATAAAAAGAGTAAGCAAGGATCCCAAACAGACTTAAAAACAGGAGAATAAAATGGTGACAAATGCAGAACAGACTATAAAAAGGCCTTCttaaacaagtataatactaatagtagtaatactacaacaactactactactgcttgcTGCTCAGGATGTTAGGAAGTTAGAAAAGCACACACTTTAAGGCACAAGCAGCATGGAGAGTAATTCTGCGATAAATAGCAGAgatggggactcgagtcacatgacttggagtcaagtcacagttttaattgcttgagacttgacttgatacatgaagagaagacttaagacttgacttgggttctggtgactctggacttgactctgactaggtttctaaagtcttgacttgagatcttgtgtttgtgtaaatgacttagattgaaagtgatgagatttgttccagcagacgactgaatttaaattctgttttctgaatttgtatggaatgattgaatttattgaagttgaaactgattatggaaatcaaactcatgatgctcttaccaagtttttatcctattaaaaccatattgcattgaaaagtcctagatatttagttttctttaagatattaaattgatactggactctttgttctgacttgacttctacatttagacttgagactgacttgggcaCCTTTGATACATAGTCAGTTAATCTGTTGAAGCTCGATGCCAGTAGCGAAGGCCTTGGCCCTCTTGCGGTCTCCCCTCCAAGTGAAGAAAGCCACCGTCAGCACCATCAGCGGCAGAGCGGCACACAGCACGAAGCGGCTGATGGGCAGCTGGACGGCGTCGGGTTCGGGGGTCGAGGAGATCGGACTCGGGTCAGAGAAAGGATTTTGAAGCACAAAGGTGGATCTGAAGTCCAGGGAGATTATGACGTCGTTTCCTGTGTTTTTGCACAGCCGACAGGTCCACTTCCTGTTGTTGTCCTCCTTCTGGAGCTCCGTAACCAGGGTGACGCTACAGCGAGAGTAGTTGATGAGGTCATACCTGGGtggagcagagagcagcagagggacATCACACAGGCATCATTCGTCAAATGCGGAAGAAGATTAGAGCcacgtgtgaaaaatgtatttgatcaGAAcagaaaagtcagaattctgagagtAGTCAGAAacgttttgttttcagaattctgatttaaaTCTCAGAAATCTGGCTTTAAAGTACTCAAATAAATGTTCAtatggccctaatcctcttctgttaACAAAcatcataaataaatgtttttacattacattatgtcatttagcagacacttttgtctaaagcgacttacaataagtattTTTAGTAGTTTTATACATTCTGTTTATTGCTATTTTTGAGGAAATTGTTATTCAAATGCAGAGTTGGGAGTAATGTGTTAgagtactcaga
This region includes:
- the ints4 gene encoding integrator complex subunit 4 isoform X2, translating into MAAHLKKRVYEEFSKVVQIPHEEAPAKKLRLSKPSKSAALHIDLCKATNSTDALQYLLQFARKPVEAESVEGVVRILLEHYYKETDNSVRLKIASLLGLLSKTQGFSPDCIVDDAINTLNNEKSHQVLAQLLDTLLVIGTQLPESPAVRQRLIEMACKHLSDTYFGVRNKCLQLLGCLGTVDTPLTKDSEGLGTSTGGARDVQSVISDYFGDQDPRVRTAAIKAMLQLHERGMKIYQIIYDQACRLLSDDYEQVRSAAVQMVWVLSQLYPESIVPIPSSNEEIRLVDDSFGKISHMVSDGSWMVRVQAAKTLGSMLQVSPHFLEQTLDKKLMSDLRRKRTAHERAKELYASGEFSSGRKWADDAPKEKVDTNAVNLIASGACGAFVHGLEDEMYEVRIAAVEALCLLARSSASFAEKCLDFLVDMFNDEIEEVRLQSIHVLREISTHITLREDQLDTVLAVLEDSSRDIREALHELLCYTNVSTKECIQLALLELLKNLNKYPTDRNSVWKCLKFLGSRHPTLVLPLVPELLSTHPYFDTPEPDMDDPALLVLVFNAAKSCPTLPALFSDHTFRHYAYLRDSLSHLVPPLRLPGRKQLYGLDSVDSGCGSGSVESARLFLQQSLNRVSTIQNLEAPGAQDLLDFTIRDLRRLGELQTELAGAADFCATYLRCQLLLMKALQEKLWNMAVPLCLKQNATATAAARQILEETYKLEFLYSGLESRQVATIHHVRLQAKALQLVLTARTRRGLEPLISSSEKFLQEVESFQRLFLTELPHLQDSFVEKVLELMPRLSSCKPVELVKILQTTLRQSGLLQLKLPEQIHRATATIIEPTGESDNPLRFTTGLVVALDIDATLEHVQDPQNTVKVQVLYPDGQSHVIQPKPGDFRKPGPDRHRLITQVYLSHTAWTEPCQIEVRLLLAYSSSSSSSKPGWSDSTDGLPPPEAAIEGTIPFSKPVKVYIMPKPARR
- the ints4 gene encoding integrator complex subunit 4 isoform X1 is translated as MAAHLKKRVYEEFSKVVQIPHEEAPAKKLRLSKPSKSAALHIDLCKATNSTDALQYLLQFARKPVEAESVEGVVRILLEHYYKETDNSVRLKIASLLGLLSKTQGFSPDCIVDDAINTLNNEKSHQVLAQLLDTLLVIGTQLPESPAVRQRLIEMACKHLSDTYFGVRNKCLQLLGCLGTVDTPLTKDSEGLGTSTGGARDVQSVISDYFGDQDPRVRTAAIKAMLQLHERGMKIYQIIYDQACRLLSDDYEQVRSAAVQMVWVLSQLYPESIVPIPSSNEEIRLVDDSFGKISHMVSDGSWMVRVQAAKTLGSMLQVSPHFLEQTLDKKLMSDLRRKRTAHERAKELYASGEFSSGRKWADDAPKEKVDTNAVNLIASGACGAFVHGLEDEMYEVRIAAVEALCLLARSSASFAEKCLDFLVDMFNDEIEEVRLQSIHVLREISTHITLREDQLDTVLAVLEDSSRDIREALHELLCYTNVSTKECIQLALLELLKNLNKYPTDRNSVWKCLKFLGSRHPTLVLPLVPELLSTHPYFDTPEPDMDDPAYIAVLVLVFNAAKSCPTLPALFSDHTFRHYAYLRDSLSHLVPPLRLPGRKQLYGLDSVDSGCGSGSVESARLFLQQSLNRVSTIQNLEAPGAQDLLDFTIRDLRRLGELQTELAGAADFCATYLRCQLLLMKALQEKLWNMAVPLCLKQNATATAAARQILEETYKLEFLYSGLESRQVATIHHVRLQAKALQLVLTARTRRGLEPLISSSEKFLQEVESFQRLFLTELPHLQDSFVEKVLELMPRLSSCKPVELVKILQTTLRQSGLLQLKLPEQIHRATATIIEPTGESDNPLRFTTGLVVALDIDATLEHVQDPQNTVKVQVLYPDGQSHVIQPKPGDFRKPGPDRHRLITQVYLSHTAWTEPCQIEVRLLLAYSSSSSSSKPGWSDSTDGLPPPEAAIEGTIPFSKPVKVYIMPKPARR